The DNA window GCGACTACTACGTCCTGTCCCGCTACGCGGACGTGTACGCGGCCGCTCGGGACGTCACAACGTTCTCCTCCGCGTCCGGCCTGACCATCGACTACCGCGATCTCGACGAGATCGGCCTGCCCCAGCCTCGGCCGTTCGTCTTCACCGATCCACCCGGCCACACCACCTTCCGCAAACAGGTCATGAAGGGCTTCACGCCGCGTCAGGTGCGCTCGGTCGAACCGCAGGTGCGCGCATTCGTCGTCGAGCGTTTGGAGCGGCTGCGCGCGGCAGGTGGGGGCGATATCGTCGTCGAACTGTTCAAGCCGCTGCCGAGCATGGTGGTCGCGCATTATCTCGGTGTGCCCGAAGCGGATCGGCCGAAATTCGACGAGTGGACCGACCTCATCATGACCGCCTCGGCCGGCGGCAGTCCGCTCGACGCCCAAGACGCGATCGCCGAATTGATGCAGTACTTCAGCCAACTCATCGAACGCCGCCGCGCCGAGCCCGCCGATGACACCATCTCGCATCTGGTCGCCGCCGGCATGGGCGCGGACGGCGACTACGCGGGCATCATCTCGATCCTCGGCTTCGCGTTCACCATGATCACCGGCGGAAACGACACCACCACCGGCAATCTCGGCGGTGCGGTGCAGTTGCTCACCGAGCGTCCGGATCAGCGACGGCTGCTGATCGAGAATCCGGCGCTCATTCCGGACGCGGTCGAGGAATTCCTGCGGCTCACCTCGCCGGTGCAGGGTTTGGCACGAACCCTGGTGCGCGACACCGAGATCCACGGCAGCACCATTCCAGCCGGACGCCGCGCGCTACTGCTGTACGCCTCCGCCAACCGCGACGAACGCGAATTCGGCCCCGCCGCAGGCGAACTCGATGTGCTGCGGCGGCCCAAGCAGATCCTGACCTTCAGTCATGGCAACCATCACTGCCTCGGCGCGGCCGCCGCACGCATGGTCGCATGCGTCGCACTCGAGGAGTTACTGTCGCGCTGCCCGGATTTCGCCGTCGATATCGACCGCGTGCGTTATGCCCCGGGAAGTTACGTGCGCTGGCCCGATCGCGTCCCGTTCCGGGTGTCTCGATGAGGGCGGCATCGCACGGCGATTCGATGAGTGGGCCGGGTGGTCCCGGAGATTGGTTGCGTCCCAGGCGCGCCGATATCGCGGCCGAACAGATTCTCGACGCCGCCGCGCGGCTGTTCGTCGAGCGCGGTGTCACCAA is part of the Nocardia sp. NBC_00565 genome and encodes:
- a CDS encoding cytochrome P450, translating into MQTELSHRPRFELRSAETWRDPWQMYAELRADDPVHHVVPEDDPAGDYYVLSRYADVYAAARDVTTFSSASGLTIDYRDLDEIGLPQPRPFVFTDPPGHTTFRKQVMKGFTPRQVRSVEPQVRAFVVERLERLRAAGGGDIVVELFKPLPSMVVAHYLGVPEADRPKFDEWTDLIMTASAGGSPLDAQDAIAELMQYFSQLIERRRAEPADDTISHLVAAGMGADGDYAGIISILGFAFTMITGGNDTTTGNLGGAVQLLTERPDQRRLLIENPALIPDAVEEFLRLTSPVQGLARTLVRDTEIHGSTIPAGRRALLLYASANRDEREFGPAAGELDVLRRPKQILTFSHGNHHCLGAAAARMVACVALEELLSRCPDFAVDIDRVRYAPGSYVRWPDRVPFRVSR